GGTGATACTACTGGCCTTCGTCCTGATTGCAGGCCCGACCGTGTTCATTCTGCAGACCTTCGTGCAGAACACCGGTGGCTATCTGTCGAATCTGGTGAACACCACCTTCAACCTGTATGCCTACGAGCCGAACGACTGGATCGGCGGCTGGACGCTGTTCTACTGGGGCTGGTGGCTGGCATGGTCGCCCTTTGTCGGCCTGTTTATCGCTCGCATCTCACGCGGTCGAACGATTCGCGAGTTCGTCACCGGTGTGCTGCTCGTGCCGACAGGTTTCACGCTGTTCTGGATGACGGTGTTCGGCGATACGGCCATTCACATGATTCTGTGGGGGCAGGTCGAGCAGCTCGGTCTGGCGATCGAGGAGAACTCGGCCCTGGCGCTGTTTGCCTTCCTCGAAGAGTTTCCGTTTGCCTCGGTCTTCTCGCTCATTGCGATTCTCATGGTGGTAGTGTTTTTCGTCACCTCTGCCGACTCGGGCGCGCTGGTGGTCGACCTGCTGGCATCCGGCGGGGTCAGCCCGACGCCGGTCTGGCAGCGCCTGTTCTGGGCGGTCTCCATGGGGGTGGTGGCTATCGCGTTGCTGCTGGCGGATGGGCTGACGGCGTTACAGACAGCAACCATCGCCAGTGCCTTGCCATTCACCCTGGTGCTGATGGTGTGCATAGTGGGCTTGCTCAAGGCATTGAGGCTGGATGCAACCAAGCGCGATCTGCGATACCAGACTCCAACGACGTCGCCTGCGACCTCGACCACGTCAGGCGGGTGGCGCCGCCGTCTGCATAATCTCGTGCGCTTTCCGGACGAGCCTGAAGTCGAGAAGTTTCTGGCAGGTGTGGTTCTGCCGGCACTCGAGTCGGTAGTCAGCGAGTTCGATGCCGAGGGCTTCGAGACCCGCGTCAGTCGAGGGGAGGATTCCCGCGTTCGACTCGAAATCACTCACCAGGGCGAGACCGACTTCATTTACGAGGTCCGTCCGCGGCCCTATGAGCGCCCCAGCCTGACATCGGCGTCGGAAGAAGGCGGGAAGGCCGAGTATTACCGTGCGGAGGTATATCTGAACGAGGGCGGCCAGAACTACGACCTGATGGGTTGGAATCGGGAGGAGGTGATCAGCGACGTGCTGGATCAATACGAGCGCCACATGCACTTTCTTCACGTGGTGCGCTAAAAGGCCGGTACTGCGTGCCGATTCGCCCAACCGGGCGGATCGGCACGCATGCAGGCGTCAGCCTTTACCTTTGCGAATGGCTCCACCGGAGCCGAGATCGGCGCCGGTCATGGGATCGACCGTGGGATCGGACTTGGTTCGTGTTGCCATCTGCTTGACGACCTTGGCCTGATCCTTGCCAAGATCAACCGAGGCCATACCGTCACCACCATCGACTGCCGGTTGCGGGGCTTCGACAAATTCCCACTCCGGTCCTTCATTCCACGGACCACGCGCGTCGCCTTCGCCCTGCGACAGATTGTAGTAGACGTTGGCGAATTCAGGCTCGCCCGGCAGCTTGCCCTGTGGGAAGTTGGGTTGCATTGAGTGCAGCGCTTTCTCGAAGGACTTCTGGTGGGCGATTTCGCGCGTCATCAGAAACTTCAGTGCGTCCTTGATGCCCGGATCATCGGTGACGTTGATCAGACGCTCGTAAATGATCTTGGCCCGCGCTTCCGCCGCGATGTTCGAGCGCAGGTCGGCAGTAGGCTCACCGATCGAGTCGACATAGGCTGCGGACCAGGGCACGCCGGCGGAGTTGGTCAATGCCGGACCGCCGCCATACAACAGCGAGGTAATGTGTGAATCGTTGCCCGCTCCGGTCAGCGACCGGTACAGCTCGGCTTCCTTCTCGACGCCCTCGGCCAGGTCGCCCTTGGCACCCTTGTTGAGCATGCCGACGATGGAGCCGATGACTTCAAGGTGGCTGAGCTCTTCGGTAGAGATATCCATGAGCATGTCCTTGCGGCCCGGATCATCTTCGGAGATGCCCTGAACGAAGTAGCGCATGGCGGCGGCGAGCTCACCCTGGGGGCCGCCGAACTGTTCCAGCAGAAGATTGGCGAGACCTGGGTTGGGGCCCGCGACACGGACGGTATACTGCAATCGTTTGTTATGGACGAACATGTTTCACCTCTCGAGTTGGTAATTTCCCTTGGAAAAACCTCCCTTGGGCTGCATGGCGCGTCCGCGCTGCATCACATGTGGCCTTAAGCATGGAGTGCGAAAAGCTTCCGTACGACGATTGCCCTTTCCTATCGCGGAAATAGATTTTGCCAATCTTGCACAAAGCCCGATACATAAGACGGGTTATCCGCGTGGAAGCTGCTTGCATCGGCGTCCTCAGTCGGTTCATGTTGAGCGCTGGCCTTATTGCCAATCGGCCGGGGTACCCGTCGCAGCGAGGAGGATTGTCATGAGAGAACCGGAAAGACAGGAGACGTTGACGGTGTTGTACGACGGAGGCTGTCCGTTGTGCATGCGCGAGATATCACATGTGAAGGGACTGGCCGAGCCACAGCAGGACAGTGCGCTGCGCTTTGTCGATATCAGCTCGGGCAGCAATGATTGCTTTGCCTTCGCCGCTGACCGGGACAAGCTGCTGGCGCGCTTTCACATCCAGCGTGGCGATGGTTCACGCATTGATGGCGCCGCAGCCTTCGTCGCGATGTGGAGTCGGTTGCCCGGCTGGCGCTGGCTCGCGAGGCTCGGGCAGTTGCCAGGTGGGCTCGCGGCGCTGGAGCTCGCCTACCGTGGATTCCTGCGAATCCGCCCCCGGCTGCAGGGGCTGGCTCGTCGGCTGGAGCATAAGCGCGGCGAATGACTCATCCAAGCTCCGCACGGACGCAGGGCGGGTAGAATGGCTTTCAGATTGCCAAACGATGCGTCAGGGGAGTTGCAACATTGAATTACGAACAAGTGGTCATGGGTCGTCGCAGCATCCGAGCCTTTCAGAACAAACCGGTTCCGCGTAGCGTCCTCGAGGAGGTCATCGCACTGGCCAGCCGTGCACCCTCTTCGATGAATACGCAGCCCTGGCATCTGCATGTTCTGACCGGCGAGCCGCTGGACCGTATCCGCGCGGAGAACACCGAGCGCATGCTCGCCGGCGTGCCGCCCGACAAGGAAAGCCGCGGCATCGGAGCCTATGAGGGTGAGCACCGGCAGCGGCAGGTCGAGATTGCAGTGCAGTTGTTCGAAGCCATGGGTATCGCTCGGGACGACAAGGAAAAGCGTCAGGACTGGATCCTGCGCGGTTTTCGCCAGTTCGATGCGCCGGTTTCCATCGTGGTTACCTATGACCGCGTGCTGCGTGACGGAGACATTGCCCAGTTCGACTGCGGCGCCCTGGTCAATGGTCTGGTCAACGCAGCGTGGTCGCGCGGGCTTGGTTGTGTGGTCAACAGTCAGGGAATCATGCATTCCCCTGTGGTCCGCCGCCATGCCGAGATTCCCGAGGACCAGGTGATCATGATCTGCGTCGCGATGGGCTATCCGGATGAAGACTTCCCTGCCAATGCCGTGGTGTCCAAGCGTCGTCCGGTGGAGGAGATCGCCCGCTTCGTCGGGTTTTGACTACGACTTCTCCAGCGCAGCGCGGAATTGCCGGTAATCGTCGGCGAGCTTGCCAGGCGCTTCGATCATGGGAAGGTGACCCGTATCCGGCAGCAGAAGCACCGAGCTGCCGTCGATGAGGTGCTCGAGTATCCGCGCGGAAGAGTGATGGAACAGCTTGTCCTTCTCTCCCCAGACAATGCGGGTCGGTACGGATAATCCGGTCACGATATCTTCCAGGGACTGCTCCACGGTCTCTTGCCGGAGCTCGGCCATGATCCGGCTGTGCAGCCGATAATTCTGCGCCGCGGTTTCGGCAAAGGCGTCCTTGACCGGGCCCGGGTAATAGGGCGGCCGCTCGGTCGTCCATTCCAGCGATTCGTCCAGTTCTGCTCGGTTACCTACCACCATGGGCACCTGCTTACCGCGCTGCAGACTTTTCACCAGCTCGCTTTGCTGCGCGCTCATCACGCCGGACGGGGCCAGCAGCCACAGGCTCTCCACCCGTTCGGGATAGTCGGCCGCGTAGGCTGCGGCAATACGTCCGCCCATGGAATTGCCACCCAGGTGCAGCCTGTCGAGATTCAGCGCCTCGACGAATTGCTGTACGTAGCGAACCTGAGCGGGGGTGAGATAGCTGGCATCGAACGGCTTGTCGCTTTCGCCAAAGCCCGGCAGATCCACGGCAATGACCCGGTGTCGATCGGTCAGATGTGACGCAACCCGGTTCCACTCGTCCTTGTTGGCGCCCATGCCATGGAGGAGCAGCAGCGGCTCGCCTGTGCCGCCCTCCAGGTAGGCCACCTGGAACCCGGGAATCTCAACCGTACGCGGCTCCAGATCGGCCAGGTGCCGCTCGACGCCGAGGTAGGCGGCGGACACCTGAGCCGGCGGTGCGCTGTATACCCACAGAGCCGCCCCGATGAACGTCACGGCGCACACCGCGATGACCGACAGCACACTCTTTTTCATCTTTGAAATCTCGCATATGTTGTTTACACGCCGGGTTGCAGAACGCGCTGACCGGGGTTGTTAAAGCGCAGTGGCTGGGCCGTTGGACGATAAGCTGATGATCAAGTTTTGCCGAATTCGAGGTTTTGAGACGCATGTCCGATTTGTCTTGCCGCGCGCCGCTGCTAAGCAACTGCCGCGCTGAGCTATGCTTGTGCGGATATCTGACACGGACCTTCTCGGATGCCCATCGATACGCTGCTGGCAGCGCTGTACCGGCGCCAGTCCCGCAAGATTCTCGCTACGCTGATTCGACTGCTCGGCGACTTCGAGCTGGCCGAGGAATCGATGCAGGAGGCCTTTACTGCCGCGCTCAAGCAGTGGCCAGATGAAGGTGTCCCCGAGAAACAGACCGCCTGGATTATCCGCATTGCCCGAAACAAGGGAATCGACCAGATTCGACGGCGGCAGAGCGCCAGGCACTACGCCGAAGGCCAGCTGGCTGTCGAGGCGGAGGCGGAGGGTGAGCCCGGGCCATGGTTCGACGAGGACAGCATCAGGGACGATCAGCTGAGGCTGATCTTCACCTGCTGTCACCCGAGTCTGGCGCCCGAGACCCAGCTGGTGCTGACACTGCGCGAAATGTGCGGCCTTACCACCGAGCAGGTTGCCCGCGGATTGCTGCAGCAGTCCGCTACCGTCGCACAGCGGATTGTCCGTGCCAAACGCAAGATCCGCGACGCCCAGATCCCCTATGCCGTTCCGGAAAGCAGTGAATTGCCGCAGCGACTCGGCAGCGTCTTGCGGGTCATCTATCTGATGTTCAACGAAGGCTACTCCGCCAGCGCTGGCGACGCCGTCGTCAACGCCGGTCTCGCACAGGAAGCAATCAGGCTCGGCCGACTGATGGCCGAGCTGCTCCCGGATGCCGAGGTGTATGGCCTGCTCGCGCTGATGCTGTTGCAGGACTCGCGAAGCGCGGCGCGGCAGACTCCGGATGGGCAGGTTATTACCCTGGAGGATCAGGATCGGTCTCGCTGGAATCAGGCCGCTATTGTCGAGGGTCTGCACTGGTTGGACCTGGCGATGAGCAATCAGCCGGTCGGGGCCTACAGCATTCAGGCTGCCATCGCCGCGGCGCATGCGACCGCAGCTGACGCCGCCAGCACCGACTGGCAACGGATAGTCGAGCTTTATGATCTGCTGTACCGCATGAGCCCCACACCGGTGATCGCCCTGAACCGCGCGGTAGCGATCGCCATGCGCGACGGGCCGGCGGCGGGGCTGGCATTGCTCGATGAACTGGCCGCTTCACGTTATCTGGTGAACTACCACCTCTTTCATGTTGCCCGCGCTGATCTGCTGCGCCGCATGGGCAACACCGCGGATGCCGTGAGCGCCTACGAGCAAGCGCTCGCGCTGACTGCGCAATGGCCCGAGCGCCGATTCATCGAACAGCGTATCGCTGCACTCAAATAGTTGCGGGCTGATGTCGATCTGCGTACGGCCTGCACGACTAAAGGTTGCAATGATCACAGCAACCAGAAGAGGTGCGATATGCGATACATGTTGATGCGCAAGGCCGACGCAAACACCGAGCAGGGCATCATGCCTACCAGCGAACTGCTCGAGGCGATGGGCGAGTACAACGAGCGTATGTTTGCCGCGGGTGTGTTCGTCACAGGCGACGGACTCAGACCCAGTTCGGATGGCTTCAGGATCCGCTTCACCGACGGTGAACCCGAGGTCATTCGTGGGCCGTTCGAACAGACCGGCGAACTGCTTGCAGGGTATACAGTCATCGAGGTCGACTCACCGGGAGAGGCGCTGGGCTGGGCGAAGCAGTGGCCCCGATCGGACGCCGCCGCCTGCCTGGAGGTGCGTCGTTATTACGAAATGGAGGACTTCGCACCCGGTCCGGCGCTTGAGCGACACGCCAGACTGGGCAAGGCCCAGCAGCGGCAGCCGGTCGGCCTCTGCACACACCTGACCTTTCCGGGGAGCTGCCGTGAAGCGATGAACTTCTATGCCTCGGTGTTCGGCGCATCGCTGGAGATCAACACGTTTGGCGAGACCCCGATGGCCGATCAGGTCCCGCCGGAGCAGGCGCAAATGATCGCCCATGCCGAATTGCATATCGGCCGTCACGTCATCATGGGCGCGGACATGGCGCCGGGCTGCGGACAACAGGCGCCAGGAGCTACCGTCCAGTTGCAGTACGACAATCTGGATGTGGCGACCGAGGTCTTTCAGGAACTGGCAGATGGAGGAACAGTTCATATGCCGATTGAGAAAACATTCTGGGCGCAGGGTTTCGGGATGCTGACGGATCGTTTCGGTACCAGCTGGATGTTCAATTGCGGACTCACTCCCGTGGAGCAATGGCAGTGAGCGTAACGGCTGTGGTGGGAGGTGGATTGTCATGAAATACGTCGCGTTGGTGTACTACGAGGAAAGCGTGATCAATGCCATGACCCAGCAGCAATGGCACGATCTCAATCAGGAATGTGTCCGCTGTGTCGAGAAGTTGACCGCGCAAGGGCATTATCTCGGCGGGCAGGCATTGCAGCCGACCGCTTCCGCCACCAGCATCCGGGTGCGTGAAGGCGAGACGATCATACTCGACGGACCGTTTGCCGAAACCAAGGAGCAACTGGCCGGGTTCTATCTGCTGGAGGCACGGGATCTCAACGAGGCGCTGCAATTGGCCAGTCATATTCCACCGGCGCGTCTGGGCAGCGTGGAAGTGCGGCCGGTACGCGAGTTGCCGCCGAAGGATCCTGAAGCGGAGTGAGACCGAAGTTGCCCCCGCTCACGGAGCGGGGGCAACTTCTTACATGGAAACGATAGCGGCGAAGCCGCCGTAGATAAGGCGCTTTCCGTCGAAGGGCATGGGGTTTACATCGGGCTGCATCCGCGGATCCTCCATGATTTTCTGCATGCCTTTGTCCCGCGTCCCCCGATCAGGCCAGGTTACCCACGAAAACACGACCGTCTCATCCGGTTGACACTTCACCGCCATGGGAAACGACGTCACCTTGCCCTCCGGCACATCATCCCCCCAGCACTCGACGAAGCTCAGAGCTCCGGCTTCCAGAAAAACCGGGCCCGCATCGGCGGCGTGCTTGCGGTACAGCTCTTTGTTGGCCGTGGGCACTGCTGCGACAAATCCATCGACATAAAACATCGTTGCGCTCCTCGAACAGGTTCAATGGCACAGCCAGGATGGCTGCGTGCTGTAAGTCGCGCGAACAGCTCGTAAATCGACAAGAGGCGGGAAAGGTAGGGGTTGAGGCCAGACGGAACGCCGTCGGTGTTATCAGGCACGCCAGAAAAACGATGAAACGCACCGCCAGCGCTGTCACTGTTTCTTCGTTACTATTACGACACTTACAAGCAGGGACCGCTTACATGCATTACGTGCTCGATAAGATCACCCTACGACCCATGACGCAGACGGACATAGCCGCTGCTGCGACGGTGCATGCGGCTGCGTTCGTTCGGCAGCGGCAGTCCGAGGCGTGGCTGACATGCAACCTGAATGCCTTCCCGCGCATGATGAGCTTCGTGGCGATGCATGGCTCGGAATGCGTTGGTTACATCATCTGGACCCAGAAGAGCGGGTTCCGGCCTGAGGTGGTGCTGGAACTGGAGCAGATCGCGGTCGCGCCGGACCGGCAGCGCAACGGTATAGGGCGGGCGTTGATCGAGCGCTCGCTACCCTGCGTGCGGGCTATGCTGCAGCAGTCGCAGGCCAGGGTGAAACACGTAATGGTCACGACACGGGCCGACAATCATGCCCAGAAGCTCTATGCCGACGTGCTTGGCGCAACCGTCGAGGCAACCATCACCGGCTTGTACTCGGCCGATGAAGTGATCATGGTTGCTCGCCACGTGAGTCTACTTGACTCGTAATTCTCAGGGTCTGATCGCTCGACGTCTGGAGATGCAGATGACTGATTCCACCTACACGACCTTCTATCTCGAAATGACCAGCCCGCAGCAGCTGCTCAGCAAGCCCCTGCCGGAGGCGCTCAGTATTGTGGAATGCGAAGTGCCGCAGTTTCGGTTCAATCGTTTCCTTTATGAACTGGTTGGTAGCGAGTGGGAGTGGGGCGATCTTGACGACTGGACGGACGAACAATGGCGAGCGCTGGTGGAAAGCGATTTGCATCGGACCTGGGTGGCGTATCACCGAGGCAGCATTGCCGGGTACTACGAACTCTATCGGCCTGATGGGACCAATGTGGAGATCCGATATTTCGGCCTCGCTTCCTGGGCCATCGAGAAGGGCTTCGGCGGACCCTTGCTGAGCCACGCGATCGGCTCGGCCTGGGATTGGCCGGATACGGAGCGGGTCTGGGTGCATACCTGCACCTTTGATCATCCCAGCGCGCTTGCCAACTACCAGGCGCGCGGGATGCAGCTATACAGGCAGGAGAGTACGCCCGGCTAAGAATTGGCTTCTACGCCGATCAACCGGTTGATAACCCAGCGGTACCTCGAAAACGCTGTCGTGGAGCAGCTCTTCGGGTTGCTGTGTGGATCGTCGCACAGGGTTGCGTTGCCACGCCAACAGGCGAGGCAACGCGCCCCGGTTCAGGGCATCACAGCCATATCGATGACGCCTTCGGGTAGGTCAGCCACCTCGCCGAGCGTGGTCGGTTTGCCGCTCTCGAGATCGACTCGATGCAGGGTGGTGCCGGTCAGCAGCCAGGCGGTGTTGTCGCCCTTGCCGTCGCTGGCGATATCGAACGCTACCTGACCCAGCTCCTCGGCAATCACGCCCACCACCTGCTGCACGCCATCGTTGGGCGGGTTTTGCAGCATCAGCTGACCAGTCGCCAGATCCACCGTGTACAGGGACGTTGATTCGGTACCGGCATAGCTGTTGGTGTACGCACCAGCCATGACATTGGCGGTTTTCCCGGCATGCGGACCGTCGGTTGCGTAGGAAACCTCGCCGTCGAGCACGACCTCGCCGGTATCGACGTTCACGCGGAAGTTGGTTCCATCAGCCGCCAGCAGGCGCAGGCGATCAGCGACGGGGTTGAAGTCGACCACTGCCTGACCATTGCCGGGCAAGGCCTGAGCGAGCTTGCTTTTTGCTGAAAGTGAGCCGGTTTCAGGGTCCAGCGTATAGAGCTGGTTGTCGCCGGCCAGTGCGTATAACTCACCGCTGGCCGGACGCACGTCGATGCCGCGTAGCGGTGCTTTCGACATGACCTGGGTGGTCCCGGTGACCTTGAGGCTTTCGCTATCGATGGTGTGCAGTGTGCCGTCGCTGCCCAAGGCCAGAAGCTCTGCGGCGGAGACCGACCCGGCGAACAGGCCGAATGTAACGACGACTGCGGTGCTGAATGTGTTCATAGGCATCCTCTGGAAATCGGCAGGGCGATGACCCCGTGTCATCGCTCCTGTACTGATTACCCGCGAGATGCAATCTGGATGTCTGTAATGTCGGTTTTTTTATTCTGCGGACGCCACCACCGCCCGGCCGATATACAACACTTCGCCCGTCGGCCTGCTCAGCGGTGACCCACCTGCGGGTTCGAGCGTAAGTTCGAAGAGTTGCCCCGGCTCGACGCGACCGATCTGCTCAGCGCTCAGGCTGTACGGCTGGCCTGGCTGCACCAGACCGAGGGAGCGCGGACCGTCGGCGGGATCGACGAGTGTCCAGAACTGAACCGATCTGTTCGCAGGAATGCTGTCGCTGACCAGCGGATCGAGGTGCAGGTCGCCATCCTGATTGACGCGGATGACCCACCCCGGATCGGCAGCCTGCCCGGGTTGCTGAAGCACTACCGTATACGCAGGCGAGGCCGGATCCTCGGGTAGAAGCGCCGGCACCACGCTGAGAAGTAATACGAAGGCGAGGGCGGCGCTGGTCAAACGCCACAGTCCAAGGCTGTTCCAGATGCGCTGGGTAATGGTCTCCGGTTGTGAATCGCGCACAGCGATGCTCTGCCTGATGCGCGGCCATAGCGCAGCCGAGGGCGGTACGGCCGGTAACTCATCGCTCAGTGCGAGCCAGTGTGCCTGCCATTCCAGCGCGATGCGTGGGGCGTCCCGGTCGTGTTCGATCAGTTCGTCTACCTCGGCGGTTTGTGCTTCGTCGAGCAGGCCCAGCACGTACTCGCCAATCAGCGCCCGTCGCTCTTCAGGTTGCTCTGGAATCATGCTTGTAGGCACTCCTGCAACGCGCGCAGTCCAGCGCGGATCCGCCCCTTGATGGTGCCGAGCGGGATGCTCAGGCGCGATGAAATCTGCGCATGCGTCAGTCCGCGGTAGAAAGCCAGCAGGATCGGCCGGCGTCGATCGTCATCGACCTTGCGCAGGCAGCTCACCAGTCGCCGGTTCTCGTCGCGCTGCTCGAGTTGCTCCGGCACGCCCGGCAGCCCGTCGATCAGCTGATCCACGGCGCCATCATCGGTGCCTGCCCACCGGCCGCGGCGGCGTAGTTCATTCAGTGCGCGGTAGCGAACGATGCTGTACAGCCAGGCGCGGCCGCTGCCCACCTCGCGTCGGTAGCGCCC
Above is a window of Halopseudomonas nanhaiensis DNA encoding:
- a CDS encoding nitroreductase, with the translated sequence MNYEQVVMGRRSIRAFQNKPVPRSVLEEVIALASRAPSSMNTQPWHLHVLTGEPLDRIRAENTERMLAGVPPDKESRGIGAYEGEHRQRQVEIAVQLFEAMGIARDDKEKRQDWILRGFRQFDAPVSIVVTYDRVLRDGDIAQFDCGALVNGLVNAAWSRGLGCVVNSQGIMHSPVVRRHAEIPEDQVIMICVAMGYPDEDFPANAVVSKRRPVEEIARFVGF
- a CDS encoding GNAT family N-acetyltransferase is translated as MTDSTYTTFYLEMTSPQQLLSKPLPEALSIVECEVPQFRFNRFLYELVGSEWEWGDLDDWTDEQWRALVESDLHRTWVAYHRGSIAGYYELYRPDGTNVEIRYFGLASWAIEKGFGGPLLSHAIGSAWDWPDTERVWVHTCTFDHPSALANYQARGMQLYRQESTPG
- a CDS encoding GNAT family N-acetyltransferase, whose amino-acid sequence is MHYVLDKITLRPMTQTDIAAAATVHAAAFVRQRQSEAWLTCNLNAFPRMMSFVAMHGSECVGYIIWTQKSGFRPEVVLELEQIAVAPDRQRNGIGRALIERSLPCVRAMLQQSQARVKHVMVTTRADNHAQKLYADVLGATVEATITGLYSADEVIMVARHVSLLDS
- a CDS encoding DUF4394 domain-containing protein encodes the protein MNTFSTAVVVTFGLFAGSVSAAELLALGSDGTLHTIDSESLKVTGTTQVMSKAPLRGIDVRPASGELYALAGDNQLYTLDPETGSLSAKSKLAQALPGNGQAVVDFNPVADRLRLLAADGTNFRVNVDTGEVVLDGEVSYATDGPHAGKTANVMAGAYTNSYAGTESTSLYTVDLATGQLMLQNPPNDGVQQVVGVIAEELGQVAFDIASDGKGDNTAWLLTGTTLHRVDLESGKPTTLGEVADLPEGVIDMAVMP
- a CDS encoding manganese catalase family protein, with the protein product MFVHNKRLQYTVRVAGPNPGLANLLLEQFGGPQGELAAAMRYFVQGISEDDPGRKDMLMDISTEELSHLEVIGSIVGMLNKGAKGDLAEGVEKEAELYRSLTGAGNDSHITSLLYGGGPALTNSAGVPWSAAYVDSIGEPTADLRSNIAAEARAKIIYERLINVTDDPGIKDALKFLMTREIAHQKSFEKALHSMQPNFPQGKLPGEPEFANVYYNLSQGEGDARGPWNEGPEWEFVEAPQPAVDGGDGMASVDLGKDQAKVVKQMATRTKSDPTVDPMTGADLGSGGAIRKGKG
- a CDS encoding YciI family protein, with translation MKYVALVYYEESVINAMTQQQWHDLNQECVRCVEKLTAQGHYLGGQALQPTASATSIRVREGETIILDGPFAETKEQLAGFYLLEARDLNEALQLASHIPPARLGSVEVRPVRELPPKDPEAE
- a CDS encoding BCCT family transporter, translating into MQEQSTSTLNPPVFYGSAILILALVLYSVLQPEQAQVVFGELQSWIIANVGWIYILAVAGILLTVVLVAVSRFGDIKLGPDHSEPDYSSPTWFAMLFSAGMGIGLMFFGVAEPVMHFLDPPAGEGGTATAARDAMRITFFHWGLHAWAIYAIVALILAYFSYRHRLPLTLRSALYPLIGDRIYGPIGHAVDIFAIISTLLGVATSLGLGVSQINSGLNHLYGLPISVPVQVGLIVATTALATVSVVTGLDKGVRRLSELNLILAVILLAFVLIAGPTVFILQTFVQNTGGYLSNLVNTTFNLYAYEPNDWIGGWTLFYWGWWLAWSPFVGLFIARISRGRTIREFVTGVLLVPTGFTLFWMTVFGDTAIHMILWGQVEQLGLAIEENSALALFAFLEEFPFASVFSLIAILMVVVFFVTSADSGALVVDLLASGGVSPTPVWQRLFWAVSMGVVAIALLLADGLTALQTATIASALPFTLVLMVCIVGLLKALRLDATKRDLRYQTPTTSPATSTTSGGWRRRLHNLVRFPDEPEVEKFLAGVVLPALESVVSEFDAEGFETRVSRGEDSRVRLEITHQGETDFIYEVRPRPYERPSLTSASEEGGKAEYYRAEVYLNEGGQNYDLMGWNREEVISDVLDQYERHMHFLHVVR
- a CDS encoding anti-sigma factor; its protein translation is MIPEQPEERRALIGEYVLGLLDEAQTAEVDELIEHDRDAPRIALEWQAHWLALSDELPAVPPSAALWPRIRQSIAVRDSQPETITQRIWNSLGLWRLTSAALAFVLLLSVVPALLPEDPASPAYTVVLQQPGQAADPGWVIRVNQDGDLHLDPLVSDSIPANRSVQFWTLVDPADGPRSLGLVQPGQPYSLSAEQIGRVEPGQLFELTLEPAGGSPLSRPTGEVLYIGRAVVASAE
- a CDS encoding YciI family protein, translating into MRYMLMRKADANTEQGIMPTSELLEAMGEYNERMFAAGVFVTGDGLRPSSDGFRIRFTDGEPEVIRGPFEQTGELLAGYTVIEVDSPGEALGWAKQWPRSDAAACLEVRRYYEMEDFAPGPALERHARLGKAQQRQPVGLCTHLTFPGSCREAMNFYASVFGASLEINTFGETPMADQVPPEQAQMIAHAELHIGRHVIMGADMAPGCGQQAPGATVQLQYDNLDVATEVFQELADGGTVHMPIEKTFWAQGFGMLTDRFGTSWMFNCGLTPVEQWQ
- a CDS encoding sigma-70 family RNA polymerase sigma factor is translated as MPESAFDHEQAIEACARQDEHALQRLYREESPRMLSLLIGMLGQREQAEDCLHDAFVQIWQNAGRYRREVGSGRAWLYSIVRYRALNELRRRGRWAGTDDGAVDQLIDGLPGVPEQLEQRDENRRLVSCLRKVDDDRRRPILLAFYRGLTHAQISSRLSIPLGTIKGRIRAGLRALQECLQA
- a CDS encoding DUF1428 domain-containing protein codes for the protein MFYVDGFVAAVPTANKELYRKHAADAGPVFLEAGALSFVECWGDDVPEGKVTSFPMAVKCQPDETVVFSWVTWPDRGTRDKGMQKIMEDPRMQPDVNPMPFDGKRLIYGGFAAIVSM
- a CDS encoding alpha/beta fold hydrolase — translated: MKKSVLSVIAVCAVTFIGAALWVYSAPPAQVSAAYLGVERHLADLEPRTVEIPGFQVAYLEGGTGEPLLLLHGMGANKDEWNRVASHLTDRHRVIAVDLPGFGESDKPFDASYLTPAQVRYVQQFVEALNLDRLHLGGNSMGGRIAAAYAADYPERVESLWLLAPSGVMSAQQSELVKSLQRGKQVPMVVGNRAELDESLEWTTERPPYYPGPVKDAFAETAAQNYRLHSRIMAELRQETVEQSLEDIVTGLSVPTRIVWGEKDKLFHHSSARILEHLIDGSSVLLLPDTGHLPMIEAPGKLADDYRQFRAALEKS
- a CDS encoding RNA polymerase sigma factor, whose amino-acid sequence is MPIDTLLAALYRRQSRKILATLIRLLGDFELAEESMQEAFTAALKQWPDEGVPEKQTAWIIRIARNKGIDQIRRRQSARHYAEGQLAVEAEAEGEPGPWFDEDSIRDDQLRLIFTCCHPSLAPETQLVLTLREMCGLTTEQVARGLLQQSATVAQRIVRAKRKIRDAQIPYAVPESSELPQRLGSVLRVIYLMFNEGYSASAGDAVVNAGLAQEAIRLGRLMAELLPDAEVYGLLALMLLQDSRSAARQTPDGQVITLEDQDRSRWNQAAIVEGLHWLDLAMSNQPVGAYSIQAAIAAAHATAADAASTDWQRIVELYDLLYRMSPTPVIALNRAVAIAMRDGPAAGLALLDELAASRYLVNYHLFHVARADLLRRMGNTADAVSAYEQALALTAQWPERRFIEQRIAALK
- a CDS encoding thiol-disulfide oxidoreductase DCC family protein, producing MREPERQETLTVLYDGGCPLCMREISHVKGLAEPQQDSALRFVDISSGSNDCFAFAADRDKLLARFHIQRGDGSRIDGAAAFVAMWSRLPGWRWLARLGQLPGGLAALELAYRGFLRIRPRLQGLARRLEHKRGE